GATCACTGCACCACGGCCTTTGAGTTTCTTGACGATCTCGGGAACCAGCGCAACGCGCTTTTCTTTGAGCGCGGTTTCGCGCAGTACGGCAACGGTGGTCGGCATGTATCGCACCCCTCGGTTTGGCAGTCGCTGATCGTAGCGGACGCAGCGGCCAGCGGCTAGGTGCGCGTGCGGATTTGCTCGTTCTTTGGTTCGGGGCGGCATATTTCTGCTCGCGATTGCTTTTTTTTGCTCGTCATTCCAGCGCAGGCTGGAATCCAGTTCTTGTTTCTGATCTACGTCTGGAAGAACTGGATCCCAGCCTGCGCTGGGATGACGGCCCTTTTTTTCGACGGCACGCAACTTGTTATGCTTGCCTTCTGTCCTCCCGCTAGATCACCACACACCATGCCCACACTCGAAACCCTCACCACACGCCAATCCACACCCTCACGCCTGCTCAACGCGCCCGCGCCCGATGCCGCGCAATTACAGGCGCTGCTCGAAGCCGCAATTCGTGTACCCGATCACGGCCAACTTGTGCCATTCCGCCTGCTGCTGCTGCGCGATGCGTCGCGTATTGCGTTCGGTCAACGCATCGCCGAAATCCATCAGCACAGCGATCCCGGCGCGCCGGAAAAAGCCTTGCAGAAAGATCGCGATCGCTTCAATCAGGCGCCGCTGGTAATCGTTGTCATCGCGCGGCTCACGGCAGGCCACAAGGTACCCGAGCAGGAACAATTGCTCAGTGCCGGTTGCGTTGCCTACAACATTTTGCTCGGCGCGCACGCGCTCGGATTCGGCGCGCAATGGCTCACCGGATGGGCCGCGTACGATGCCGATGTTGCGGCATTGCTCAGCCTGGCTGCGAACGAAAAAGTGATCGGTTTTGTGCATGTTGGCACGGCGGCCGAGGTCATCCCTGATCGCACGCGGCCCGTGCTCGAAAGCGTGTGCGGCGAATGGCATCCAGAGTCCGCCGCGCATGGAAACTGAGACTTCCGGCATCGACGTATTGCCTGCAGCGACCGCATCCATCGCGCCATCGCAAACCGTTTATCTGGTCGATGCGAGCCTGTATGTTTTTCGCAGTTGGCACGCGATTGCACCGAAATTTTTCGACCATGCAGGCGCGTCGGTCAACGCGGTCTACGGCTTCACGCGGTTCCTGCTCGATTTCGCCGAACAAGCCAAACCGACACATGTCGCCGTCGCGTTCGATGAGTCGCTGACGGCCTCGTTTCGCAACGCGATTTATCCCGCCTACAAGGCCAACCGCGAATTGCCGCCGGAAGAACTCAAGCGCCAGTTTGCGTACTGCAAGGAAGTCGCCGCTGCGCTCGGTTTTGTCGTGCTGCGCGATATCAGTTACGAAGCGGATGATTTGATCGGCAGCATGGTCGCGCTATTGCGTCCGCGCGGATTCCGTTCGGTGATCGTTTCCGCCGACAAGGATTTCGGCCAGATGATCGGCGAACATGATCGCCAGTGGGATTTCTCCAAACAATACAGCTACGGCCCCGCCGGCGTGATGGAGCGCCTCGGCGTGCATCCGCATCAGGTCGTGGATTATCTCGCGCTCA
The sequence above is drawn from the Pseudolysobacter antarcticus genome and encodes:
- a CDS encoding nitroreductase family protein, which gives rise to MPTLETLTTRQSTPSRLLNAPAPDAAQLQALLEAAIRVPDHGQLVPFRLLLLRDASRIAFGQRIAEIHQHSDPGAPEKALQKDRDRFNQAPLVIVVIARLTAGHKVPEQEQLLSAGCVAYNILLGAHALGFGAQWLTGWAAYDADVAALLSLAANEKVIGFVHVGTAAEVIPDRTRPVLESVCGEWHPESAAHGN
- a CDS encoding 5'-3' exonuclease, which gives rise to METETSGIDVLPAATASIAPSQTVYLVDASLYVFRSWHAIAPKFFDHAGASVNAVYGFTRFLLDFAEQAKPTHVAVAFDESLTASFRNAIYPAYKANRELPPEELKRQFAYCKEVAAALGFVVLRDISYEADDLIGSMVALLRPRGFRSVIVSADKDFGQMIGEHDRQWDFSKQYSYGPAGVMERLGVHPHQVVDYLALTGDAVDNIPGVPGIGPKTAAALLAHFGSLDDLLRRIEELPYLRLRGAAASYARIKQHREQALMSQALSRIALDAPVPQESDQLIWRGPELATVDELFTRLKFGPMTRARCRGLLEFSAKR